The Pan paniscus chromosome 22, NHGRI_mPanPan1-v2.0_pri, whole genome shotgun sequence genome has a segment encoding these proteins:
- the LOC100973301 gene encoding peptidyl-prolyl cis-trans isomerase A-like, with protein MVNPTMFFDIAVDGEPLGRVSFELFADKVPKTAENFRALSTGEKGFGYKGSCFHRIIPGFMCQGGDFTCHNGTGGKSIYGEKFEDENFILKHTGPGILSMANAGPNTNGSQFFICTAKTEWLDGKHVVFGKVKEGMNIVEAMERFGSRNGRTSKKITIADCGQLE; from the coding sequence ATGGTCAACCCCACCATGTTCTTCGACATTGCCGTCGACGGCGAGCCCTTGGGCCGCGTCTCCTTTGAGCTGTTTGCAGACAAGGTCCCAAAGACAGCAGAAAATTTTCGTGCTCTGAGCACTGGAGAGAAAGGATTTGGTTATAAGGGTTCCTGCTTTCACAGAATTATTCCAGGGTTTATGTGTCAGGGTGGTGACTTCACATGCCATAATGGCACTGGTGGCAAGTCCATCTATGGGGAGAAATTTGAAGATGAGAACTTCATCCTAAAGCATACAGGTCCTGGCATCTTGTCCATGGCAAATGCTGGACCCAACACAAATGGTTCCCAGTTTTTCATCTGCACTGCCAAGACTGAGTGGTTGGATGGCAAGCATGTGGTGTTTGGCAAAGTGAAAGAAGGCATGAATATTGTGGAGGCCATGGAGCGCTTTGGGTCCAGGAATGGCAGGACCAGCAAGAAGATCACCATTGCTGACTGTGGGCAACTCGAATGA